Part of the Streptomyces antimycoticus genome, GAAGGTCGCCGTGCTCGACACCGGTGTGGACACCGACCATCCGGATCTGACCGAATGCGTCGAGGCGACGGCCTCCTTCGTGCCCGGGGCGAGTGTCGAGGACGGCCATGGCCACGGCACCCACTGCGTCGGCACGGTGGCCGGTCCGGCCAAGCCCGGGCACGCGCCGCGGTACGGCGTGGCCAGTGAGGCCGGGGTGCTGGTGGGCAAGGTGCTCAGCGACCAGGGTGTGGGCTCCGACGGCCAGATCCTGGCGGGGATGGCCTGGGCGGTCTCCCAGGGCGCCCGGGTGATCTCCATGTCGCTCGGGGCTCCGGTGGAGCCGGGAGAGCTGTTCCCGCAGACGTACGAGAACGTGGCACGGCGCGCGCTGCGGCTCGGCGCCGTGATCGTGGCCGCGGCCGGCAACGAGAGCCGGCGGCCCGGCTTCGTGGCGCCGGTGGGGCGGCCCGCCAACTGCCCGTCCATCCTGGCGGTGGCGGCGCTCGGCAAGGACCTGGGGACCGCGTTCTTCTCCTGCGGCGCCATCAACGGCGAGGGCGGGGAGATCAATATCGCGGCGCCCGGGGTCGACATCTTCTCGGCCGCGCCCGGCGGGACGTACCAGACGATGAGCGGCACGAGTATGGCGGCGCCGCATGCCGCCGGTGTCGTCACGCTGCTGGCTCAGGCGCATCCGGAGGCCTCGGCGGCCGACCTCGGCACCCGTCTGCGATCCGGGGCCCATCCGCTGGCGCAACCGGCCGCGGACGTCGGCTCGGGTCTGCTCCAGGCCCCGTGAGCGGGGACGCGATGGGGCAGGCGGCGCGGTCCGGGCCGGTCGGGGTCATCCTCTCGGTCGACCCGGACCGGTTCGCCCAGGTCGTGGAGGCCGCGCGGCGGGTCGGGCTGACGGTCACCGGTGAGCAGCAGATCCTCGGGGCGCTGTCCGGGACCATCGCCGAGGACCGGATCCCGGTTCTGGAGGCGGTGGACGGCGTCGAGTCGGTGGACCGGGAACAGATCGTCCGGCTGCCGCCGCCCGACGCGCCGATCCAGTGAGCTCCGGCTCACGGCCTGGGACTCGGTGGTCCGGGGCACGGGGTCTGGGGTCCGGGGTCAGCGGTCCGGGCTGCGGGCTGCGGGCTGCGGGCTGCGGGCTGCGGGCTGCGGGCTCAGACGTGGTTGAACGGCTCGGCGTACGTGAAGGCCCCCTTGAGGGTGGGCTGATAGGCGGTCAGGGTCCGGACCTGGAAGTAGTCGCCCCAGGCCGGGTCCGGGGCCGTGATGCCGTAATCGGTTGACGGGCGGAAGCCGAACCGGCCGTAATAGGCGGGGCTGCCCAGCAGGGCCACCAGCGATTCACCGAAGGCGTCCGCGGCGCCGAGCACCGCGTGGACGAGGGCCTGGCCGACGCCGCGGCGCTGATGGGCGGGGTGCACGCTGAGCGGGCCGAGACCGAGGGCGAGGGCCAGGTCGGAGCCGACATGGCCGCGGGTGCAGACGACATGTCCGATCACCTCGTCCCGGTCGCCGGTGGCGACGAACGACAGCGCGGGCAACCAGTCGTCGCTGATCCGGAGTTCGTCCAGCAGCGTGGTCTCGACCGGGACCGGGGTGTCCGGAGTACCCGTGGTATCCGAGGTGTCCGACTTCGCGAACGCGGCCGAGGTGACGGCCCGGATGGCGTCGATGTCGGAGCGGGTCTCTCGTCGGATCAACATCGGGTCAGGATGCGTCCCAACACGGTGCGGGAGCAAACCAATTGTGCGCCGTCGCGTGGGACGGACTCCGGGGTCAGCCCTTCGTGGCGCGGGCGGTGAGGGCTCGTTCGACCTGGATGTACGTCACGTCGTGATCGGCCAGGACATGCGCGGCGACACCGGGGCGGGCGGTGAGGGCGAGCAGCAGATGCTCATCGCCGATGTACTTGTCGCCGCGGGCGAGGGCGATCCGCAGCGAGCGCTCCAGCACCGACTTGGCCTCCCGGGAGAACGGGCGGCGCGGGGGGCGCCTGCCGCGGCGGGGAGCGCGTGCGGAGGCGGATCCGGCGGTGGGGCCGGGGGTGGCTCCCGGGGTCGATCCGGCCGCGGCGAGGGCGCCCACGCCATGGGCCTCCTCCACTCGCGCGACGATCTCGTCCACATCGATGCCGAGCCCGGCCAGCGCCTCCGCATCGGCGCCGGTGATGCCCCCGCGCCGACGGACCTCGGCCAGGGCCCGCTCGATCGAGGCGCGGCGGCCGTGCGCGCCGAGGGCGGTGAGAACCTCGGCGGCGGGGCTGCCCTTACGGTCGCCGCGGGTACGGCTGCGGTCCTTACGGCCGCCGGGATCCTCCGTACGGTTGCCGCCGGTAGCGCTGCCGCCCTTACAGTCGCCGTCCGTACGGTCCAGGAGCGCGAGCAGCAGCTCGGCCTCGCCGACCGTGTCGGCCCCGGTGTCCTCCGCGTGGCGGACGGCGCCGCGTACGACCTCGCGGGCACTGGTGGTGAACCTCTCGAACATCAACGCCTCCCGTGCTTCTTGTGGACCGCCTGCCTGCTGACGCCCAGTTCGGCGGCGATCTCCTGCCACGACCAGCCCTGGGCGCGGGCGCTGCGCACCTGGACGGCCTCCAGTTGCTCCAGCAGCCGGCGCAGCGCGGCGACGGCACGCAGTCCGACCCGGGGGTCCCGGTCGCCCGCGCGCTCGGCGAGATCCGTTGCTTCGGTCATGGTGTCAATGTAGATTGACGCCTCGCTGCCGTCAACATGGGTTGACGAACGGGGCGTAATTGGTTCGACGCGGTGGCCGTACGTCCGGCAGCCTCCCGTCATGGACCCCCATTACTGGCCCCTGTACGGGCTTCGCCTTCGTACGCCGCGCCTGGAACTGCGGCTTCCCGACATCCCCCTGCTCGACGAACTCGCCGCGGTCGCGGCGGACGGGGTGCACGACCCGGCCGAGATGCCCTTCAGCATCCCCTGGACCGACGCACCCCCGGAGGAGCGCGGACGCGGCACCTTCCAACATGTGCTGGGCACGATCGCCGAGTGGCGGCCGGAGAAGTGGGCGCTGAGCCTCGCGGTGCTGTACGAGGGCGCGGTGATCGGGCGGCAGGACCTCTTCGCGACCGAATTCGCCGTCACGCGGGAAGCCGAGACCGGCTCCTGGCTGGGCGCGACCCATCAGGGCAAGGGCTTGGGCACGGAGATGCGGGCCGCGGTGGCGCACCTGGCGTTCGAGGGCCTGGGCGCGCTGTCGCTGACCTCGGGCGCGATGGTGGAGAACGGCCGCTCGATGGGCGTCTCCCGGCGGCTCGGCTACCGCCCCGACGGGCTGTCCGTGGTCGCCGTAAGGGGCGAGGCACGCACCGTTCAGCGGCTGCGGCTGGACCGCGCGGCCTGGGAGGAACATCGCACCACCCCGGTCGAGATGGCCGGAGTGGAGCCGTGCCGCCCACTGTTCGGCGCTCCGTGATGGGCGCCCTGATGTGAGAGTAGGCCGCATCGCCCGCTCTACGGTGGTTTGAGCGGGTCGGTACGGCTCATGGAGGTGGCATCCATGGCGGGCGAGTCAGGTAGCCGTGCCCTCGTGCGGGCAACCGCGTTCGCACGGCGCTGGTTACCCTCCCTTCCGTGGTCAAACCTCATATATCGAAGCCTCTGGCCAAGGGGCGCGCCTCGCTCCGGCGTCTGCGCAAGGCGTTCCTGCGCCGCTGGCGCCATCCGCGGCTGAAATGGCCCAAGCGGATCGTGGCCGCCTTCGTCGGCTGCCTGGTGCTGGCCGTACTCGCCGCCGGGATCTCCCTGCGGCTGCTGTACGCGGGCGATCCCGGGCCCGGTACACAGACCCGGGGCCGGGACGCCGTGTGGATCGGACACGCGTGGGTGGACGGCCGCAAGGGCGAGGCCGAACTCCAAGGGCTGGTGCGGCGGGTGCGCGGCACCGGGATCCGCGATCTGTACGTCCACGCGGGCCCGTTGGAGCATGACGGCACCCTGCCCCGAGGCCGCTACCCGAGGGCGGGGTGGCTGCTGAAGGCGGTCCATCGCGAACTGCCCGGCGTCCGCGTCCAGGCGTGGCTCGGCGACGTGCTGGACACCGAGGGCCCGACCGGGCTCAGCCTCGCCGACGGCGACAACCACACCCGGATCGTGGCCTCGGCGCGGCAGGTGCTGGACGCGGGGTTCGACGGCGTCCACTTCGACCTGGAGCCGCTGCACTCCGAGGACCGCGCCTATCTCGCCCTCCTCGACGCGCTGCACGCCCTCACCCGTCCCCGCCACGTCCCGCTGTCGGTCGCGGCCCACCAGATCGACCCGCTGCCCGCCCTGCACTCGGTCGCGGGATTCCTCACCGGCCACCCCAAGTGGTGGTCGCAGTCGTACTTCGGGCAGGTGGCACGGCGGGTCGACCAGATCGCGGTGATGTCGTATGACACCTCGATGCCGCTGGAGAGCCTCTACGGCGGCTATGTGGCCCAGCAGACGGAACTCGCGCTCGAGGTCACCCCGCCGACCACGGATCTGCTGATGGGCCTCCCCGGCTATCACACCAACAACTTCGGCCGTCACGCCTGGGCGGAAACCGTCCCGGCGGCGGTGCGCGGCGCCCGCCTCGGCCTCGGCCGCGAGGACCGGCGGCGTGAGCGCTTCGGGGTGGCGCTGTACGTGGACTACGCGGCGACGGACGACGACTGGGCGGCCTACCGGGACGGCTGGGGGCGACGCGAGGCGGACTGACCGGGCTCTGGGCGGGGCGTCCGGCTCGGGGCGCCCGGTCAGGAGCGGGACGGGGTGACCAGGCCGGACTCGTAGGCCGCGATCACCAGTTGGGCGCGGTCGCGGGCGCCCAGCTTGCCCATGATGCGGCTGACATGGGTCTTGGTGGTGAGCGGTGAGAGATTGAGGGTCTGGGCGGCCTCGGCGTTGTTGAGGCCGCGGGCGACGAGGGCGAGCACCTGGCGCTCGCGCTCGGAGAGCGCGGCCAGTGCGGCGGGGGCCGGGGCGCCGGGCGGCGGGGCGTCCGGGAGCCGCAGGACGCGGGCGATGAGGCGGGCGGTGGGGCCGGGCGAGAGCAGGGACTCCCCCGCCGCCACCGTCCGTATGGCGTCCAGGAGTTCGGCGGGCCGGGTGTCCTTCACCAGGAAG contains:
- a CDS encoding Clp protease N-terminal domain-containing protein yields the protein MFERFTTSAREVVRGAVRHAEDTGADTVGEAELLLALLDRTDGDCKGGSATGGNRTEDPGGRKDRSRTRGDRKGSPAAEVLTALGAHGRRASIERALAEVRRRGGITGADAEALAGLGIDVDEIVARVEEAHGVGALAAAGSTPGATPGPTAGSASARAPRRGRRPPRRPFSREAKSVLERSLRIALARGDKYIGDEHLLLALTARPGVAAHVLADHDVTYIQVERALTARATKG
- a CDS encoding S8 family peptidase, whose amino-acid sequence is MTNGPGPAGPMGRGPNGERPQRAGTPLGTQPTEYTGRYVVLLDQQEPERGMEALRSSVGIASVERVRGAEPGAAELLARPDVSVVFDELGVAVVDVQPDQRHALVTTAEAEPTIIATEPERVVYASVITEPHHTLTGFFPTYRSDEDEVTRHTRAELATSLGPAWDEQNTTWGLQGIRANWSHLTGSGVKVAVLDTGVDTDHPDLTECVEATASFVPGASVEDGHGHGTHCVGTVAGPAKPGHAPRYGVASEAGVLVGKVLSDQGVGSDGQILAGMAWAVSQGARVISMSLGAPVEPGELFPQTYENVARRALRLGAVIVAAAGNESRRPGFVAPVGRPANCPSILAVAALGKDLGTAFFSCGAINGEGGEINIAAPGVDIFSAAPGGTYQTMSGTSMAAPHAAGVVTLLAQAHPEASAADLGTRLRSGAHPLAQPAADVGSGLLQAP
- a CDS encoding helix-turn-helix domain-containing protein codes for the protein MTEATDLAERAGDRDPRVGLRAVAALRRLLEQLEAVQVRSARAQGWSWQEIAAELGVSRQAVHKKHGRR
- a CDS encoding GNAT family N-acetyltransferase, translated to MDPHYWPLYGLRLRTPRLELRLPDIPLLDELAAVAADGVHDPAEMPFSIPWTDAPPEERGRGTFQHVLGTIAEWRPEKWALSLAVLYEGAVIGRQDLFATEFAVTREAETGSWLGATHQGKGLGTEMRAAVAHLAFEGLGALSLTSGAMVENGRSMGVSRRLGYRPDGLSVVAVRGEARTVQRLRLDRAAWEEHRTTPVEMAGVEPCRPLFGAP
- a CDS encoding GNAT family N-acetyltransferase, which produces MLIRRETRSDIDAIRAVTSAAFAKSDTSDTTGTPDTPVPVETTLLDELRISDDWLPALSFVATGDRDEVIGHVVCTRGHVGSDLALALGLGPLSVHPAHQRRGVGQALVHAVLGAADAFGESLVALLGSPAYYGRFGFRPSTDYGITAPDPAWGDYFQVRTLTAYQPTLKGAFTYAEPFNHV